One Sphingomonas endolithica genomic window, CCCCAGTCGGCGGCGGTCTTGCCGTCGATATTCTCGCCCATCATCGCATGGTACATGGCCTTGCGGAACGGCAGGAGCTCGGTCGCCACCTTGGTCGCGCCGCCGCCGGGCAGGATGCCCCAATTGATCTCGGACAAGCCGAACTTGGCTTCTTCCGCTGCGAAAGCGAGATCACACGCGAACAGCGGGCCATAGCCGCCGCCGAAGCACCAGCCGTTGACCATCGCGATGGTCGGCTTCTGGTACCAGCGCAGGCGCCGCCACCAGCCATAGCTTTCGCGCTGCGCCTTGCGCGTGCCGCGCAGCCCGTCGACTTCGGTCTCGCGGAAATATTCCTTGAGATCCATGCCCGCGGTCCAGGCCGGCCCTTCGCCGCCGAGTACGAGCACACCGACATTCTCGTCATGTTCGAGCAGGTCGAGCACTTCCATCATGTCGCGGTTGAGCGTCGGGCTCATCGCATTGCGCTTGTCGGGGCGGTTGAAGCGCACCCAGGCGATGCCGTTCTCGACATCGTACGCGACAGTGCCGTTGCTGCTGGTGTTGGTCATGTCGTTCCTCTTGGCTCCCCTCCCGCAAGCGGGAGGGGGAAGATCAGATCGGATAATGGCCCGTCTGGGTCTCGATCGTGATCCAGCGTAGCTCGGTGAAGCTGTCGATCCCGGCCTTGCCGCCAAAGCGGCCGTAGCCGGAGGCTTTGGTGCCGCCGAACGGCATCTGCGCCTCGTCGTGCACCGTGGGTCCGTTGATGTGGCAGATACCGGACTGGATTTGCTTGGCCACGCGCAAGCCCCGTGCGGTATCCTTGGTGAACACCGCCGCCGACAGGCCATAGGCCGTGTCATTGGCAAGCTCGATTGCATGCGCTTCGTCGCGTGCGCGGATGATGCCGACGACCGGGCCGAAGCTCTCGTCGCGGAACAGCCGCATGTCGGTGGTGACCTTGTCGATCACCGTCGCCGGCATCAGCACGCCTTGGCTATCGCCGCCAGCGATGCGCTCGGCGCCCTTGGCCAGCGCATCCTCGACCAGCCCGCTGACGGTATCGACGGTCTTCTGATCGACCACCGCGCCCAGCTGCGTCTTGCCCTCGGCAGGGTTGCCGACGGCCAGCGTCTTGGCCTTGGCAGCGAACTTCTCGGCAAACGTATCAGCGACGCTGTCGACGACGATGATCCGCTCGGTCGACATGCAGATCTGGCCCGAATTCATGAACGCGCCGAATGCGGCGGCCTTCACCGCTTCGTCGAGATCGGCGTCGTCGAGCACCAGGAACGGCGCCTTGCCGCCCAGTTCGAGCAACACCGGCTTGAGATGCTCGGCCGCGCGCTTGGCGATGATCTTGCCGACATGCGTCGATCCGGTGAAGTTGATCCGGCGCACATGCGGGTTGTCGATCAACGCACCGACAATCTCGCCGGCGTCCTGCGGCGCATTGCTGATCAGATGAACCGTGCCTTCGGGCAGTACTTCCTGGAACGCCTCGACAATCAGGGCATGCGTCTTCGGGCATTGTTCGCTGGCCTTGAGGATCACCGCATTGCCGCACGCCAGCGGCATGGCGATCGCGCGCACGCCGAGGATGATCGGTGCGTTCCACGGCGCGATGCCGACCATCACCCCGACCGGCTCGCGCAGCCCCATGGCGATGCAGCCCGGCTTGTCGGAGGGGATCACTTCGCCGCCGATCTGCGTGGTCATCGCCGCGGCTTCGCGGATCACATTCGCGGCGAACATCAGGTTGAACCCGGCCCAGGGCGGCGTCGCGCCGATTTCATCGACCATCGCGGTAATGAAGGCGTCCTTGCGCGCCTCCAGCGCATCGGCCGCCTTGTTGAGCAGCGCGCGCCGCGCGGTAGGCCCGACCACCGACCAGGCCGGAAACGCGGCAGCGGCGGCAGCGCAGGCTGCGTCGACATCGGCGACCGTGGCGGCCGGGGTCGTGGTGGCAACTGTGCCAGTGACGGGGTTGTGGCGATCAAACGTTCGCGTGGGGCTTTCGCCAACCAAAGTAGCCATGACACCTCTCCAATTATTGCTATGACGAATAACTTAATCTGCAGGTGCCCGCAAGCATCATTCTAGGCGAGGCCGATCAGGATCGTCGTGACAAACTGTCCTTCTGCCGCAAGCAGCTGATCCGGCGTGACAGCGCCAGAGAGTCTAAGATCTAGGCCGTCGCCGCTATTCGGTTGCCGACGGCTGCCGGCGTAAGCCGATCAGCGCCACCGCCGCGACCGCCGAGCCCAGGCTCATCAGCACGGCCACGCTATCCAGCATATAGCCGGCCGCGAACAGCAATCCGGCCAGCGCCGGCGCCAGCGCGGATCCGCCGCGCCCGATACCGATGACGAACCCGGTCGCAGTCGCCCGCAGCCGGGTCGGGAAGGTCTTCGCCAGCAAGGCA contains:
- a CDS encoding p-hydroxycinnamoyl CoA hydratase/lyase, producing the protein MTNTSSNGTVAYDVENGIAWVRFNRPDKRNAMSPTLNRDMMEVLDLLEHDENVGVLVLGGEGPAWTAGMDLKEYFRETEVDGLRGTRKAQRESYGWWRRLRWYQKPTIAMVNGWCFGGGYGPLFACDLAFAAEEAKFGLSEINWGILPGGGATKVATELLPFRKAMYHAMMGENIDGKTAADWGLVNEALPLASLKDRVTEVAKVLLAKNPVALKATKDAVRRVGVLSYDDAEDYLIRAQEAANSYDNEGRKEGIRQFIDEKSYKPGLGAYDKDKRG
- a CDS encoding aldehyde dehydrogenase translates to MATLVGESPTRTFDRHNPVTGTVATTTPAATVADVDAACAAAAAAFPAWSVVGPTARRALLNKAADALEARKDAFITAMVDEIGATPPWAGFNLMFAANVIREAAAMTTQIGGEVIPSDKPGCIAMGLREPVGVMVGIAPWNAPIILGVRAIAMPLACGNAVILKASEQCPKTHALIVEAFQEVLPEGTVHLISNAPQDAGEIVGALIDNPHVRRINFTGSTHVGKIIAKRAAEHLKPVLLELGGKAPFLVLDDADLDEAVKAAAFGAFMNSGQICMSTERIIVVDSVADTFAEKFAAKAKTLAVGNPAEGKTQLGAVVDQKTVDTVSGLVEDALAKGAERIAGGDSQGVLMPATVIDKVTTDMRLFRDESFGPVVGIIRARDEAHAIELANDTAYGLSAAVFTKDTARGLRVAKQIQSGICHINGPTVHDEAQMPFGGTKASGYGRFGGKAGIDSFTELRWITIETQTGHYPI